Part of the Nocardioides perillae genome is shown below.
TCGCAGGTGCCGCAGCCGTGCAGCAGGTCGCCGCCCTCGGCCTCCGGTCGCTCCTCGAGCCGGCTCGGCAGGTTGCCGTTGACCGGCACGGTGTCGAGGTGGCCGGCGATGACGACCCGCTCGCCGCGCCCGAGGTCGGTGCGGGCGACGACCGTGTGGCCGCGGCGCACGACCTCGAGGTGGGGCAGCGCCCGGAGCGCCGTCTCCACCGCGTCGGCCAGGGCCTCCTCGTGGTGGCTGACCGACTCGGTGTCGACGAGCGTGCGGGTGAGGTCGACGACGTCGGCGTGCAGGTCGAGGTGCGGCGTGCCCGGCATGGGTCCAGTCAAGCAGCCCGCCTCGCGCGCGGAGCTCAGGCTCGACCCACCGACACCGTCGCGGTCTCGCCGTCGGCGAGCTCCACCGTCGTGCCGTCACCGGGCTCGCCGACGACGTACGACGTCGCGAGGGTCTCGCCCGCCACCAGCTGCTCGTGGGCGCGAGCGGCCTCCTGCACCGCTGCGGAGCCGCCGATGCGCAGCGCGATGCGGTCGGAGACCTCGAGCCCGGCGTCGCGGCGCGCCTGCTGCACCGCGCGCACCAGGTCGCGCGCCAGGCCCTCGGCGGCGAGCTCGGGCGTCACCTCGGTGTCGAGCACGACGAAGCCGCTGCCGGGCAGCACCCCGATCGCGGTCGACGCGTCGTCGGAGCCGGCGACCGTCTCGAGGGTGTACTCACCCTCGACCAGCGCCAGCCCGCCCGCGGTCACGGTGCCGTCGTCGGCGACCGACCAGTCGCCGGACTTCGAGCCCTTGATCGCGGTCTGCACGTCCTTGCCCAGGCGGGGCCCGGCGGCGCGGGCGTTCACCGTCAGCCGTTGGGACACGCCGTACGCCGTGGCCTCGTCGCCGTCGGCGGCCAGCAGGCGCACCGACTTCACGTTGAGCTCGTCGGCGACGATCGCCTCGAAGCCGGCGAGCGCGTCGGGGTCGTCGACCACGACGGTGAGGGTGCTCAGCGGCAGCCGGTTGCGCAGCCCGTGGGACTTGCGCAGCGCCGAGGCCGCGGAGCAGACCTCGCGCACCTGGTCCATCGCGGCGACCAGCGCGTCGTCGGCCGGCAGCTCGTCGAGGCTGGGCCAGTCCTCCAGGTGCACCGAGCGGCCACCGGTCAGGCCGCGCCAGACCTCCTCGGTGACGAGCGGCAGCAGCGGCGCCGTGGCGCGGCAGACCACCTCGAGCACGGTGAAGAGGGTGTCGAAGGCCTGCCGGTCGGCGGTGTCGGCGGTGGACCAGAAGCGCTCGCGGGAGCGGCGGACGTACCAGTTGGTGAGGACGTCGAGGTAGGTGCGGGTCGCGTCGCACGCCTCGGCCACCGCGTAGTCGTCGAGGGCGGTGGTCATCTGCTCGACGAACTGCCGCGTCTTGGCGAGCAGGTATCGGTCGAGCGGGTCGCTCGAGGTGGTCGAGCGCTGCGCCTCGACGCCGGCGGCGTTGGCGTAGAGGGTGAAGAAGTACCAGGTGTTCCACAGCGGGATCAGCACCTGGCGCACGGAGTCGCGGATGCCCTGCTCGGTGACGACGAGGTTGCCGCCGCGCAGGATCGGGCTCGACATGAGGAACCAGCGCATCGCGTCGGCGCCGTCGCGGTCGAAGACCTCGCGGACGTCGGGGTAGTTGCGCAGGCTCTTGCTCATCTTGCCGCCGTCGCTGCCCAGCACGATGCCGTGGCTGACGCAGGTCTGGAAGGCCGGCTTGTCGAAGAGGGCGGTCGCGAGCACGTGGAGGGTGTAGAACCAGCCGCGCGTCTGGCCGATGTACTCGACGATGAAGTCGCCCGGGAAGTGGCCCTTCTTCTCCGCGGTGCCGTCGAACCAGTCGGCCTCCTCGAAGGGGTAGTGCACCTGGGCGTAGGACATCGAGCCCGAGTCGAACCACACGTCGAGCACGTCCGTGACGCGCCGCATCGTCGACGTCCCGGTCGGGTCGTCGGGGTTGGGCCGGGTCAGCTCGTCGACGAAGGGTCGGTGCAGGTCGGGCTCGCCGTCGTGGTTGCGCGGCAGCCGGCCGAAGTCGCGCTCGATCTCCTCGAAGGAGCCGTAGACGTCGAGCCGCGGGTAGGCGGGGTCGTCGGACTTCCACACCGGCACCGGGCTGCCCCAGAAGCGGTTGCGCGTGATGGACCAGTCGCGGGCGTTCTCGAGCCACTTGCCGAACTGGCCCTCCTGGATGTGGCCGGGCACCCAGCGGATCTGCCGGTTGAGCTCGAGCATCCGCTCCTTGATGGCGGTGACCTCGACGAACCACGACGAGACGCCCTTGTAGATCAGCGGCTCGCGGCAGCGCCAGCAGTGCGGGTAGGAGTGGTCGTAGGTCTCGCGGCGCAGCAGCACGGTGCCGGAGGTGACGTGGCCGGCGTCCGCCTCGCCCCGGGTGGCGGCCTTGAGGTGGTCGATGATGGGGCCGTTGGCGTCGAAGACCTGCAGGCCCTCGTAGTCGGTGACCGGGTGCGTGAACCGGCCGTCCTTGCCGACCGGCATGACCGCCTCGATGCCCTCGCGGTCGGTGACGACCTTGTCGTCCTCACCGAAGGCGCCGGCGGTGTGCACCAGCCCCGTGCCGTCGGTGGTGGTGACGAACTCGGCGGGCACGAGCCGGAAGGCGCGCTCGTGGCCCTCGAAGTAGGAGAACGGCGGGCGGTAGGTCAGCCCGACCAGGTCGGCGCCCGTGCCCCGCCAGGAGACCTCGGGGTCGTCGCCGAGCTCGCGCGCGTACGCCGGGAGCCGGGCCTCGGCGAGGAGGTAGCGGGTCGTCTCGTCGGTGCCGGGGACGGGCGCGGTGACCACCACGTAGTCGATGTCCTCGCCGACCATCACGGCGAGGTTGGAGGGCAGGGTCCACGGCGTGGTGGTCCACACGAGGACCTTGACGCCCGCGAAGTCGCCGGGCGTGGTGACCTCGTAGCCGACGGTGACGGCCGGGTCCTGGCGGCGCTGGTAGACGTCGTCGTCCATGCGCAGCTCGTGGTTGGACAGCGGGGTCTCGTCGTTCCAGCAATAGGGGAGCACGCGGAAGCCCTCGTAGACCAGGCCCTTGTCGTGCAGCTGCTTGAACGCCCAGATGACCGACTCCATGTAGTCGGGGTTCATCGTGCGGTAGTCGTGGTCGAAGTCGACCCAGCGCGCCTGGCGGGTGACGTAGTCGCGCCACTCGCCGGTGTACTTCATCACCGACTCGCGGCAGGCTGCGTTGAAGGCGTCGATGCCCATCTCGACGATCTCGTCGGTGGTCTTGATGCCGTTGAGGCGCATCGCCTCGAGCTCGGCGGGCAGGCCGTGGGTGTCCCAGCCGAAGCGGCGCTCGACGCGCTTGCCCCGCATCGTCTGGTAGCGCGGCACGAGGTCCTTGACGTAGCCGGTGAGCAGGTGGCCGTAGTGCGGCAGGCCGTTGGCGAAGGGCGGGCCGTCGTAGAACACGAACTCGTTGCCCCCGTCGGCGCCGGGGTCGCGCTGCTCCACGCTCGCGCGGAAGGTGTCGTCGGCCGCCCAGTAGGCCAGCACCTGCTCCTCGATCTCCGGGAAGCGAGGGCTCGACGGGACGCCCGAGGCGTCGCTGTGGCTGACCTTGGGGTACACGGGTGGCTCCTGCGGGGTCTCGACTCCGCGAGGACGACCACCCGGGACCCGGGGAGCCGCGGTACCACCTCGCTTGCCCCCAGCGGGGACCGCTCGTTCGCGGGCTGTGACGGGCCCACCCGTCCGGTTCTACTGAGGCCCGGGGGCCCGTTCTTCCGGAGGCTCGCCGCTGATGACGGCTCAGACGCCTTGGCGAGATCGTACGGCGCGCACCGGCCGTCGCGGAAAACCGTCAGCGTCCGGGTCGCCGACGACGGTGGGTGCTCACCCGTCGTAGACGTCCCTGCGGTGCCCGAGCCGCAGCACGACGACGAGCAGCACGCCGTCGTCGACGGTGTAGAGCACGCGCCAGTCGCCCACCCGCACCCGGAAGCCGGGTCGGCCCCGCAGCTGTCGCGAGGCGGGCGGGCGCGGGTCGACGGCGAGCAGCTCGATGGCCCCGGCGATGCGGCGGCCCGTCTGCGGGTCGAGCCTCCTGAGCTGGCGAGCAGCAGCGGTGGTCAGCTCGACCCGGTAGGTCGGGTGCGCCGGCTCAGAGCCAGCCAAGGTCGGCCCTCACCTGCTCCCACGGGATGGTCGGGGACGTCTCGGCCAGGGCCTCGTCGAAGGCCGCCACGTCGTCGAGCTCCTCCTCGGCCTCGAGCAGCGCCTCGTAGCGGGCCGGGCTGAGGACCACGGCGACGGGACGGCCGTGCCGCAGCAGCGTCACGGCCTCGGTCGCGGCCTGCTCGAGCACGGCCGGCAGCTGGTCGCGAGCTGCGCTGACGGGGAAGCTGGTCACACCACGATCGTACGAGACGGCACGCGTTCCGTACAGAACTCGTCCACAGACGCCAGGACCGCGGCCGTCGCGGTGGGCGCGGCTCCGTAGGATCGAGCATCATGACCGCCACTCCCCTGACCGGCCCCGCCCACGGCTTCGCCCTCGTCACGCTCGACCGCTCCGGGGCGGTGCTGGACGCGTGGTTCCCCGCGCCGGCACTCGGCCCCGCGGACGCCACCGAGGCCCCGGACGAGCTGGCCGCGCTGGCGGGCGACGACGAGCTGCGCCAGGTCACCCGCGAGGTGCGGCTCGTCGAGGTCGCCGACCTGCAGGCCGCGCCGACCTCCACCGAGGACGTGTGGCTGCGCCTGACGTTGATCTCCGCCCGCCTGGCCACCCCTCACAGCGTCAGCCTCGACGGCGTCTTCGGCCTGCTCACCAACGTCGTGTGGACCTCCGAGGGCCCGTGCGCCGTCGAGAGCTTCGAGCTCACCCGCGCCCGGCTGCGCGCCGCGGGCCGGCACGTGACGGTCTTCGGCGTCGACAAGTTCCCGCGGATGGTCGACTACGTCGTGCCGAGCGGCGTGCGCATCGGCGACGCCGACCGCGTGCGCCTCGGCGCCCACCTCGCGTCGGGCACCACCGTCATGCACGAGGGCTTCGTGAACTTCAACGCCGGGACGCTCGGCGCGAGCATGGTCGAGGGCCGCATTTCCGGCGGCGTCGTGGTCGGCGACGGCTCCGACGTCGGCGGTGGCGCCTCGATCATGGGCACCTTGTCGGGCGGCGGCAAGGAGGTCATCTCCGTCGGGGAGCGCTGCCTGCTGGGCGCCAACTCGGGCCTCGGCATCTCGCTCGGCGACGACTGCGTGGTCGAGGCCGGCTGCTACGTCACCGCCGGCACCAAGGTGACGCTCCTCGACATGGACGGCAAGCCGCAGGTCGTGAAGGCGGCGACGCTCTCGGGCAGCAGCAACGTGCTGTTCCGCCGCAACTCCGTGACCGGCGCGGTCGAGGCCGTGCCGTGGAAGGGCGACGGCATCGCCCTCAACGCCGCGCTGCACGCCAACGACTGACCGCTCGTGCCGAGGTCCCGCAGCCCCTGGAAGCCGGTCGCGGCGACGGTCGCCGTCGTCGTGGCGGCGACCGCGGTCGGCCTCGGCGTGCGCGAGGGGGTCGTGCCGGTCCCTGGCGCGCTGGGCGGCGAGGGCTGCACGGCCCGGGTCGACGGCCACACCGTCGAGCTGTCGCTCGAGCAGGCCGAGCACGCCGCGCTGATCGCCGGCACGGCGGTCGCGCGCGACCTGCCCGCCCGCGCGGCGTCGATCGCGCTGGCCACGGCCTACCAGGAGAGCGACCTGGAGAACGTCGAGTACGGCGACCGCGACTCGCTCGGCCTCTTCCAGCAGCGCCCCTCGCAGGGCTGGGGCACGCCGACGCAGGTGCTCGACCCGGTCTACGCGACCAACCGCTTCTACGACGCGCTGGTCGAGGTCGACGGCTACCGCGACATGCGCATCACCGAGGCCGCGCAGGAGGTGCAGCGCTCGGGCTTCCCCGAGGCCTACGAGGACCACGCCGACGACGCCCGCGCGCTGGCCTCGGCGCTGACCGGCTACAGCGAGGCGGCCTTCACCTGCACGGTCGACCTCGACGCGGAGGAGGAGACCGACCGGCTCGACCGGCAGGGGCTCACCCCGCGCGCAGCGACCGTGCGGGAGGAGCTCGAGGCCGTCTTCGGGCGGCTCTCGCTCGGGGGCTTCGCCCCGGGCGGCGTGAGCAGCGGTCACTCGGCCGACTCCGCGCACTACGACGGGCGCGCCGTCGACGTCTTCTTCCGCCCCGTCGGGGGTGACCGCACCCGGCGGGGCTGGGCGGTCGCGCAGTACCTCGTCGCGCAGGCCGACCGGCTCGGCGTCGCCACCGTCATCTTCGACGAGAAGATCTGGACCGCGCGTCGCTCGTCGCAGGGCTGGCGCGACTACGACCT
Proteins encoded:
- the ileS gene encoding isoleucine--tRNA ligase, translated to MYPKVSHSDASGVPSSPRFPEIEEQVLAYWAADDTFRASVEQRDPGADGGNEFVFYDGPPFANGLPHYGHLLTGYVKDLVPRYQTMRGKRVERRFGWDTHGLPAELEAMRLNGIKTTDEIVEMGIDAFNAACRESVMKYTGEWRDYVTRQARWVDFDHDYRTMNPDYMESVIWAFKQLHDKGLVYEGFRVLPYCWNDETPLSNHELRMDDDVYQRRQDPAVTVGYEVTTPGDFAGVKVLVWTTTPWTLPSNLAVMVGEDIDYVVVTAPVPGTDETTRYLLAEARLPAYARELGDDPEVSWRGTGADLVGLTYRPPFSYFEGHERAFRLVPAEFVTTTDGTGLVHTAGAFGEDDKVVTDREGIEAVMPVGKDGRFTHPVTDYEGLQVFDANGPIIDHLKAATRGEADAGHVTSGTVLLRRETYDHSYPHCWRCREPLIYKGVSSWFVEVTAIKERMLELNRQIRWVPGHIQEGQFGKWLENARDWSITRNRFWGSPVPVWKSDDPAYPRLDVYGSFEEIERDFGRLPRNHDGEPDLHRPFVDELTRPNPDDPTGTSTMRRVTDVLDVWFDSGSMSYAQVHYPFEEADWFDGTAEKKGHFPGDFIVEYIGQTRGWFYTLHVLATALFDKPAFQTCVSHGIVLGSDGGKMSKSLRNYPDVREVFDRDGADAMRWFLMSSPILRGGNLVVTEQGIRDSVRQVLIPLWNTWYFFTLYANAAGVEAQRSTTSSDPLDRYLLAKTRQFVEQMTTALDDYAVAEACDATRTYLDVLTNWYVRRSRERFWSTADTADRQAFDTLFTVLEVVCRATAPLLPLVTEEVWRGLTGGRSVHLEDWPSLDELPADDALVAAMDQVREVCSAASALRKSHGLRNRLPLSTLTVVVDDPDALAGFEAIVADELNVKSVRLLAADGDEATAYGVSQRLTVNARAAGPRLGKDVQTAIKGSKSGDWSVADDGTVTAGGLALVEGEYTLETVAGSDDASTAIGVLPGSGFVVLDTEVTPELAAEGLARDLVRAVQQARRDAGLEVSDRIALRIGGSAAVQEAARAHEQLVAGETLATSYVVGEPGDGTTVELADGETATVSVGRA
- a CDS encoding type II toxin-antitoxin system prevent-host-death family antitoxin; protein product: MTSFPVSAARDQLPAVLEQAATEAVTLLRHGRPVAVVLSPARYEALLEAEEELDDVAAFDEALAETSPTIPWEQVRADLGWL
- a CDS encoding type II toxin-antitoxin system RelE family toxin → MAGSEPAHPTYRVELTTAAARQLRRLDPQTGRRIAGAIELLAVDPRPPASRQLRGRPGFRVRVGDWRVLYTVDDGVLLVVVLRLGHRRDVYDG
- the dapD gene encoding 2,3,4,5-tetrahydropyridine-2,6-dicarboxylate N-succinyltransferase gives rise to the protein MTATPLTGPAHGFALVTLDRSGAVLDAWFPAPALGPADATEAPDELAALAGDDELRQVTREVRLVEVADLQAAPTSTEDVWLRLTLISARLATPHSVSLDGVFGLLTNVVWTSEGPCAVESFELTRARLRAAGRHVTVFGVDKFPRMVDYVVPSGVRIGDADRVRLGAHLASGTTVMHEGFVNFNAGTLGASMVEGRISGGVVVGDGSDVGGGASIMGTLSGGGKEVISVGERCLLGANSGLGISLGDDCVVEAGCYVTAGTKVTLLDMDGKPQVVKAATLSGSSNVLFRRNSVTGAVEAVPWKGDGIALNAALHAND